The proteins below come from a single Methanobacterium formicicum DSM 3637 genomic window:
- a CDS encoding flavodoxin family protein — MKVIGFTGSPRSESNTEILVEEMLKGSSDTGAQTKIFNLTDMNIVPCKACMHCKVNEGVCATDDDMQEIYKELKEADAFIVGSPLYFGEMSAQTKPFIDRLFAFYIPDSEVNSKKNMAFVFSQGNPDEDTFSEYYNYMKTIFEMAYNVVDVLVSCGNQLPGDVKNKTDVLENARNIGKKIVESN; from the coding sequence ATGAAAGTAATAGGATTTACCGGAAGTCCAAGAAGTGAAAGTAACACTGAAATTCTTGTTGAAGAAATGCTTAAAGGATCATCGGATACTGGAGCCCAGACAAAGATATTCAACTTGACTGATATGAATATAGTCCCATGTAAGGCATGTATGCATTGTAAAGTTAATGAAGGTGTATGTGCTACAGATGATGATATGCAGGAGATTTACAAAGAATTAAAAGAAGCAGATGCTTTTATAGTAGGTTCACCTCTTTACTTTGGAGAGATGTCCGCCCAAACAAAACCATTCATAGACAGGCTTTTTGCTTTTTATATACCTGATTCTGAAGTAAACAGTAAAAAAAATATGGCATTTGTATTTTCACAAGGAAACCCTGATGAAGACACGTTTTCTGAATATTATAACTACATGAAAACGATTTTTGAAATGGCGTATAACGTGGTTGATGTTTTGGTTTCCTGTGGAAATCAACTACCCGGTGATGTTAAAAATAAAACCGATGTCCTTGAAAATGCCAGGAATATAGGTAAAAAGATAGTTGAATCAAATTAA
- a CDS encoding carbon-nitrogen hydrolase family protein gives MKDNFQVALCQMKVVADKSENIARAISMIHEAAPNSDLVILPEMWNCPYQTSLFPEYAEERGNSPTLDAISKSAKDDGVYIVAGSIPEKQDGNIYNSCFIFNPQGEIIGTHRKVHLFDIDVPGEISFKESETLTAGNQITVVDTPLCKIGICICYDVRFPELLRLMVLEGAELIVVPGAFNLTTGPAHWKPLIQVRAVDNQVFMAAASPARDPDASYVAYGHSMVCDPWGTILKEARTGEQIIYATINREMIPKIRQELPLLLNRRSDIYQLKKK, from the coding sequence ATGAAAGATAATTTTCAAGTGGCACTGTGCCAGATGAAGGTAGTGGCAGATAAAAGTGAGAATATTGCCCGGGCAATTTCCATGATCCATGAAGCTGCCCCTAACTCGGATTTGGTGATATTGCCTGAAATGTGGAATTGTCCTTACCAGACTTCGCTCTTCCCAGAATATGCTGAGGAAAGAGGAAACAGTCCCACCTTAGATGCCATTTCTAAATCTGCGAAGGATGATGGTGTTTATATTGTGGCGGGTTCCATTCCTGAAAAACAAGATGGTAATATTTACAATTCCTGTTTTATTTTCAATCCCCAGGGTGAAATTATAGGAACACACCGTAAAGTTCATCTTTTTGATATTGACGTACCAGGAGAAATCAGTTTCAAGGAATCAGAAACCCTCACAGCAGGTAACCAGATCACAGTAGTGGACACGCCACTTTGCAAAATAGGAATATGTATCTGTTATGATGTGCGTTTTCCCGAATTATTACGGTTAATGGTTCTGGAAGGGGCTGAGTTAATTGTTGTTCCAGGGGCATTCAACCTTACCACTGGACCTGCTCATTGGAAACCATTAATTCAGGTGAGGGCAGTTGATAATCAGGTTTTCATGGCTGCAGCATCACCGGCCCGGGACCCTGATGCTTCCTATGTGGCCTATGGACATTCCATGGTATGTGATCCATGGGGAACAATCCTAAAAGAAGCAAGAACAGGTGAACAAATAATATATGCCACAATTAACCGGGAAATGATTCCGAAAATTCGCCAGGAACTTCCACTTCTTCTCAACCGGCGATCAGACATCTATCAATTAAAGAAAAAATGA
- a CDS encoding TIR domain-containing protein: MFEEELKIYHLFISHNGEGDEEYLTFIQKLIEAHDFEWEDHGVPGENSLEELKQQIEPAEVVIILTGLYSKHHDLIQKQVNIAQKLGKPLVLIRPYGLEDVPEELERIASGVVGWNRVCIVDRIQESLE; encoded by the coding sequence ATGTTTGAAGAAGAACTGAAAATTTATCATTTGTTTATCAGCCATAATGGAGAAGGTGATGAAGAATACCTCACCTTTATCCAGAAACTTATTGAAGCACATGACTTTGAATGGGAGGATCATGGTGTTCCTGGAGAAAACAGTCTGGAAGAGTTAAAACAACAAATTGAACCAGCCGAGGTGGTGATCATATTAACCGGCCTTTACTCCAAGCACCATGATTTAATCCAAAAACAGGTAAATATAGCCCAAAAACTCGGAAAACCCCTTGTTTTAATACGCCCTTATGGATTGGAAGATGTTCCTGAGGAGCTGGAGAGAATTGCCAGCGGTGTTGTGGGATGGAACCGGGTGTGTATTGTAGATCGGATTCAGGAATCTTTGGAATAG